A single Garra rufa chromosome 9, GarRuf1.0, whole genome shotgun sequence DNA region contains:
- the ethe1 gene encoding persulfide dioxygenase ETHE1, mitochondrial isoform X2 — protein sequence MATGAPLFRQLFESESSTYTYLLADTDTKEAVLIDPVLETVDRDLKLIEELGLKLKVALNTHCHADHITGTGLLKKKLFGLKSAISKHSGATADIQLSEGDRITFGKHVHDQSNKP from the exons ATGGCCACCGGAGCCCCGCTCTTCAGACAG CTGTTTGAATCTGAAAGCAGCACGTACACGTACCTCCTGGCCGACACGGACACCAAAGAGGCTGTGCTGATCGACCCGGTGCTGGAGACGGTGGACAGAGACCTGAAGCTCATCGAAGAACTGGGACTGAAGCTCAAAGTGGCCT TGAACACTCACTGTCACGCTGATCACATCACCGGCACCGGACTGCTGAAGAAGAAGCTGTTCGGCTTGAAGAGTGCCATTTCTAAACACAGCGGAGCCACCGCCGACATCCAGCTGTCTGAGGGAGACCGAATCACCTTCGGCAAACACGTACATGATCAGAGCAATAAACCCTGA
- the ethe1 gene encoding persulfide dioxygenase ETHE1, mitochondrial isoform X1 — translation MSAALLHRLKPAVSVATRLWSCQPPLIEPTSAAILHRRPASVRLYSGLMATGAPLFRQLFESESSTYTYLLADTDTKEAVLIDPVLETVDRDLKLIEELGLKLKVALNTHCHADHITGTGLLKKKLFGLKSAISKHSGATADIQLSEGDRITFGKHVHDQSNKP, via the exons ATGAGTGCAGCTCTTTTACACAGACTGAAGCCTGCAGTGAGCGTTGCGACCCGCCTGTGGAGCTGTCAACCCCCGCTGATCGAGCCGACAAGCGCCGCGATCCTCCACCGCCGCCCCGCCTCAGTGAGACTCTACAGCGGACTGATGGCCACCGGAGCCCCGCTCTTCAGACAG CTGTTTGAATCTGAAAGCAGCACGTACACGTACCTCCTGGCCGACACGGACACCAAAGAGGCTGTGCTGATCGACCCGGTGCTGGAGACGGTGGACAGAGACCTGAAGCTCATCGAAGAACTGGGACTGAAGCTCAAAGTGGCCT TGAACACTCACTGTCACGCTGATCACATCACCGGCACCGGACTGCTGAAGAAGAAGCTGTTCGGCTTGAAGAGTGCCATTTCTAAACACAGCGGAGCCACCGCCGACATCCAGCTGTCTGAGGGAGACCGAATCACCTTCGGCAAACACGTACATGATCAGAGCAATAAACCCTGA